From a single Okeanomitos corallinicola TIOX110 genomic region:
- a CDS encoding pentapeptide repeat-containing protein, whose translation MTRTLSQIWQQLQQCFSAEININQSIETGTAILAATPKIDENSLNLELVKTLLQDSSSLLDVLCLPLAQILEPELSYISLGVNFLKLYTETTQVIPTLEECVLIISQAAYLESIKEILSLYPLINWDANLEKLPDFNSRIAIIQDIELDETTTKDIILCFQESELAVILNQILLVRLISPNVTKFLANLLTKRIAANTHRHIIKAFTELGEEIQNLITKTCGNWEGQKQIIQGIDKYLQTYIKNQPLATFLDQSYSWKDIYIPLKAQTLDQNPHVVDLEAWVKGVIFNQHKLDRVMLIQGESGSGKSLFCLMFADWVRQHLHPLWTPILISLKDINSLGDSLADILEAEIKEKLIDNNYNFLTNKNTKLLFILDGLDDLTVNLELFLKQVISFQEKCNNQDEMGHRVLITTRINTWQYISSIPDNLERIEILPLDQQLQDKWFKKWIALPENKGQKTDIEQYLSSKKCPAAINKIVAEPLYLHLLSLMYRDTTLVFNNLEQANKKTVKVIVWQEFINWLISKQHLSLDNNDGDSQDYLNYQSDLNNLLTETAFSMIQSGGVFASIAMIESRLEEQQIDIAETLKNFYFIQAKKQANKIECFHKGFSEFLFAENLAKSLQNWSKLENEAQIQEMNWQIYDLLGFGKITPEIIEYVMGLLIQKEDLYWINLFKVLENFYSNWYQGKFIDTPEVTLAQTKLQQLQQYSTNQRIENLGQRQVDIYAGLNVMILLLEIQRYAQEHDVLKEYIIFYPSGETQGDKLTSNLLGIINYCNCLQEDSFKSIVGNFFSATNLRGTYLFQANLSGIDLSQADLSRAELSRTYLWQSNLSNAYLIAAKLIQADLRGADLSGANMIRTDLRGADLSNANLQDADLSRVDLSGANLKGANLSGAYMIGANLGDEVFGYVRWDKNTNWENVEGLEAAKNLPTALKKQLKLE comes from the coding sequence ATGACTAGAACCTTATCACAAATTTGGCAGCAGTTACAACAATGTTTTTCAGCAGAAATAAATATAAATCAAAGCATAGAAACGGGTACAGCCATTTTAGCTGCAACACCAAAAATTGATGAAAATTCCCTTAATTTGGAATTAGTAAAAACTTTATTACAAGATTCATCTTCGTTATTAGATGTGCTGTGTTTACCATTAGCACAAATCCTAGAACCAGAATTATCTTATATATCACTTGGTGTTAATTTCCTGAAATTATATACGGAAACAACTCAAGTAATTCCCACTTTAGAAGAATGTGTATTAATAATTAGCCAAGCAGCTTATTTAGAAAGTATCAAAGAAATTCTGTCTTTATATCCATTAATAAACTGGGATGCAAACTTAGAAAAATTGCCAGATTTTAATAGTAGAATCGCAATTATTCAAGATATTGAATTAGATGAAACAACTACCAAAGATATAATTTTATGTTTTCAAGAGTCAGAATTAGCAGTAATTTTAAATCAAATATTATTAGTGAGATTAATATCTCCAAATGTCACTAAGTTTTTAGCTAATCTGTTGACAAAAAGGATTGCAGCAAATACTCATCGTCATATTATTAAAGCTTTCACAGAGTTAGGAGAAGAAATTCAAAATTTAATTACTAAAACCTGTGGAAATTGGGAAGGTCAAAAACAAATAATTCAAGGAATTGATAAATACTTGCAAACTTATATAAAAAATCAACCTTTAGCCACATTTTTGGATCAAAGCTATTCTTGGAAAGATATTTATATTCCCCTCAAAGCTCAAACTCTAGATCAGAACCCTCATGTAGTTGATTTAGAAGCTTGGGTAAAAGGAGTTATTTTCAATCAGCATAAATTAGATCGAGTGATGTTGATTCAAGGTGAATCAGGTAGCGGTAAAAGTTTATTTTGTCTAATGTTTGCTGATTGGGTAAGGCAACATTTACATCCTCTCTGGACACCAATTTTAATTAGTTTAAAAGATATTAATAGTTTAGGTGATTCTTTAGCAGATATTCTAGAAGCAGAAATAAAAGAGAAGTTAATTGATAATAATTATAATTTTTTAACTAATAAAAATACAAAATTACTATTTATTTTAGATGGATTAGATGACTTAACTGTTAATTTGGAACTATTCCTAAAACAAGTGATTTCATTTCAAGAAAAATGTAATAATCAAGATGAAATGGGACATCGGGTTTTAATTACTACCAGAATAAACACTTGGCAATATATTTCTAGTATACCCGATAATTTAGAAAGGATAGAAATACTGCCATTAGATCAACAACTCCAAGATAAATGGTTCAAAAAATGGATAGCACTACCAGAAAACAAAGGTCAAAAAACAGATATTGAACAATATTTATCTAGTAAAAAATGTCCGGCTGCTATTAATAAAATTGTCGCAGAACCGTTGTATCTGCATTTATTATCATTAATGTATCGAGATACTACTTTAGTATTTAATAATTTAGAACAAGCTAATAAAAAAACTGTTAAGGTTATAGTCTGGCAAGAATTTATAAATTGGCTAATTTCTAAGCAACATCTGAGTTTAGATAACAATGATGGAGATAGTCAAGATTATCTAAATTATCAATCTGATTTAAACAACTTGCTCACAGAAACTGCTTTTTCTATGATCCAGTCTGGTGGTGTGTTTGCTTCTATAGCAATGATTGAATCTAGGTTAGAAGAGCAACAAATAGATATTGCCGAAACCTTAAAAAATTTCTACTTTATTCAAGCTAAAAAACAAGCAAATAAAATAGAATGTTTCCATAAAGGTTTTAGTGAATTTTTGTTTGCAGAAAACCTAGCTAAATCTCTACAAAATTGGTCAAAGCTTGAAAATGAAGCACAAATTCAAGAAATGAATTGGCAAATCTATGACTTGTTAGGATTTGGGAAAATCACCCCAGAAATTATTGAATATGTGATGGGTTTACTGATACAGAAGGAAGATTTATATTGGATTAATCTATTTAAGGTATTAGAAAACTTTTACTCTAACTGGTATCAAGGCAAATTTATTGACACACCGGAAGTAACTTTAGCGCAAACCAAACTGCAACAATTACAACAATACAGCACAAATCAGAGAATTGAAAACTTAGGTCAGCGTCAAGTAGATATTTATGCTGGTTTAAATGTGATGATTTTGCTGTTAGAAATACAGCGATATGCCCAAGAGCATGATGTATTGAAAGAATATATAATTTTTTATCCCTCTGGAGAAACCCAAGGGGATAAGTTGACCTCAAATTTGTTGGGAATTATTAATTACTGTAATTGTTTGCAGGAAGATAGTTTTAAAAGCATAGTTGGCAACTTTTTTAGTGCTACTAATCTCAGAGGTACTTACCTATTCCAAGCCAATCTCAGTGGTATAGATTTAAGTCAAGCAGACCTAAGTCGTGCAGAATTGAGCCGTACCTATTTATGGCAAAGTAATCTAAGTAATGCTTACTTGATAGCGGCTAAATTGATTCAAGCAGATTTACGTGGTGCTGATTTGAGTGGTGCAAACATGATTCGGACTGATCTCAGAGGTGCAGACTTGAGTAATGCTAACCTTCAAGATGCAGATTTAAGCAGAGTAGACCTGAGTGGTGCTAATTTAAAAGGTGCTAACCTCAGCGGTGCGTACATGATTGGTGCAAACTTAGGGGATGAAGTATTTGGTTATGTGCGTTGGGATAAAAACACCAACTGGGAGAATGTAGAAGGGTTAGAAGCGGCTAAAAATCTACCAACGGCCTTAAAGAAACAGTTAAAACTAGAATAA
- a CDS encoding HAD family hydrolase, producing the protein MKKPKVIFLDAVGTLFGVKGSVGMVYSQIAQDFGVTVSPEILNKEFFKSFKAAPPPIFLDPDLHDVPQREFDWWRIIVLNTFESAGVIKEFSDFSAFFSELYIHFGTAEPWFVYPDVPLALVNWRRLGVELGVLSNFDSRLYSVLDSLGLKEYFKSITISTQVRTAKPEPEIFNIALQSHNCSPGEAWHIGDSITEDYHASRQAGLRGIWINRQQNY; encoded by the coding sequence ATGAAAAAACCAAAAGTAATTTTTTTAGATGCAGTAGGTACACTTTTCGGTGTTAAAGGCAGTGTGGGCATGGTTTACAGCCAAATAGCCCAAGATTTTGGTGTGACAGTTTCCCCAGAAATTTTGAACAAGGAATTTTTTAAAAGCTTTAAAGCAGCACCCCCACCCATATTTCTTGATCCTGATCTTCATGATGTTCCTCAGCGTGAGTTTGACTGGTGGCGGATTATAGTTCTTAACACCTTTGAAAGTGCAGGTGTAATCAAAGAGTTTTCTGATTTTTCAGCTTTTTTTAGTGAACTGTACATTCACTTTGGTACTGCTGAACCTTGGTTTGTTTATCCAGATGTTCCCCTAGCTTTGGTAAATTGGCGACGTTTAGGCGTTGAACTGGGTGTATTATCTAACTTTGATTCTCGTTTATACTCAGTATTAGACAGTTTAGGACTCAAGGAGTATTTTAAATCTATTACCATTTCTACCCAAGTACGTACAGCCAAGCCAGAGCCGGAAATTTTTAACATTGCTTTGCAAAGTCATAACTGTTCACCAGGGGAAGCATGGCATATCGGTGATAGCATTACAGAGGACTATCATGCCTCTCGTCAAGCAGGATTGAGGGGTATTTGGATTAACCGCCAGCAAAATTATTAA
- a CDS encoding NAD(P)/FAD-dependent oxidoreductase, with protein MTQATTRICILGGGFGGLYTALRLSQLPWENTTKPEIILVDQSDRFLFSPLLYEILTGELQTWEIAPPYQELLQGTGIRFHQDTVSAIDTDKQQVQLEKGQTIAYDRLVLALGGETPLDLVAGASEYAYPFRTITDAYHLEERLQVIAESNPEKIRVAIVGGGYSGVELACKLADRIGEKGRFRLIEIGDQILRTSPEFNREAAKKALDQRGVFIDLETKVVSIAEHTISLEYKNQIDEIPVDLVIWTVGTRVSPVVKNLPLKHNERGQIITTSTLQVSEHPQIFALGDLAESHDAEGKQVPATAQVAFQQADYTAWNIWASLTNRPLLPFRYQQLGEMMALGVDNATLTGLGVKLDGSLAQIARRLAYLYRLPTLEHQLKVGFSWLVTPIINALSE; from the coding sequence ATGACTCAAGCAACTACAAGAATTTGTATACTAGGTGGGGGTTTTGGTGGACTCTACACCGCCTTACGTTTAAGCCAGTTACCCTGGGAAAATACAACCAAACCAGAGATTATTTTAGTAGATCAGAGCGATCGCTTTCTGTTCTCTCCCCTACTTTACGAAATACTCACAGGTGAACTACAAACCTGGGAAATAGCCCCACCATATCAAGAACTGCTACAAGGTACAGGCATCCGCTTTCATCAAGACACTGTTTCCGCAATTGACACCGACAAACAACAAGTCCAACTAGAAAAAGGGCAAACTATCGCCTACGACAGATTAGTATTAGCATTAGGTGGCGAAACACCCTTAGACTTAGTTGCCGGTGCGTCCGAATACGCTTACCCATTCCGCACCATCACAGATGCTTATCACTTAGAGGAACGCTTGCAAGTGATAGCAGAATCAAACCCGGAAAAGATTCGTGTTGCCATAGTTGGTGGTGGTTACAGCGGTGTAGAATTAGCTTGTAAACTAGCCGATAGAATCGGCGAAAAAGGTAGATTTCGGCTCATTGAAATCGGTGATCAAATTTTAAGAACCTCCCCAGAATTTAACCGCGAAGCTGCTAAAAAAGCCTTAGACCAAAGAGGGGTATTTATAGATTTAGAAACCAAAGTAGTATCAATCGCAGAACATACCATCTCCCTAGAGTATAAAAATCAAATAGATGAAATTCCTGTAGACTTGGTAATTTGGACAGTCGGGACAAGAGTTTCCCCAGTGGTGAAAAATTTACCCCTGAAACACAATGAACGGGGACAAATTATCACTACATCCACATTACAAGTATCAGAACATCCCCAAATATTCGCGTTAGGAGACTTAGCTGAATCCCATGATGCTGAAGGTAAGCAAGTACCCGCAACCGCCCAAGTAGCATTTCAGCAAGCTGATTATACAGCCTGGAATATCTGGGCATCTTTAACAAACCGTCCTTTACTTCCCTTCCGCTATCAACAATTAGGAGAAATGATGGCCTTGGGAGTAGATAATGCTACCCTCACAGGTTTAGGTGTCAAGCTAGATGGTTCTCTAGCGCAAATTGCCCGTCGGTTAGCTTATTTATATAGATTACCAACCTTAGAACATCAATTAAAAGTCGGTTTTAGTTGGTTAGTTACACCGATTATTAACGCCCTTTCTGAGTAG
- a CDS encoding phospholipase D-like domain-containing protein, whose protein sequence is MFIFPHFRYLSYLFLFFFTLSGCQQVQSLNQRLSPLPQDPLIQVYFNHAQSSEYQETYRQQKRLGDDLEKQILDVISQAESTIDIAVQELRLPKIAQALAEKQKTGVKVRLILENNYSRPWSNFTNTEIQNLNQREKDRYNEFQKFLDINQDNQITPEEINQRDALVIIQNNQIPWLDDTADGSAGSGLMHHKFVVVDNRFVIVTSANFTLSDTSGDLSNASSLGNANNLLKIDSPELANLFTAEFNIMWGDGPGGKPDSKFGLNKPIREPQKINLINNQITINFSPISPTQPWTNSSNGLIAKTLDTATINVDLALFVFSDQKIANTLKNRHTQTVEIRALIEPQFAYRSYSEALDMMGLALSDNCKYEVDNSPWQNPITTVGVPTLSPGDLLHHKFAIIDNKTIITGSHNWSEAANHGNDETLLIIENPQIAAHFQREFNRLYTTIKPGLPPRIKAKIDAQVSKCPQIKTPSSFQYSIGKPINLNTATQAELESLPGVGAKLAQKMIVARQKQKFTSLQDLETIPGISANTVNKWQERVTLN, encoded by the coding sequence GTGTTTATTTTTCCTCATTTTAGATATTTATCTTATCTCTTTTTATTTTTCTTTACCCTCTCCGGTTGTCAACAAGTCCAATCTTTAAATCAGCGTTTATCACCATTACCCCAAGATCCATTAATTCAAGTTTACTTTAATCATGCCCAATCTTCAGAATATCAAGAAACCTATCGTCAGCAAAAAAGATTAGGTGATGACTTAGAAAAACAGATTCTTGATGTTATTTCCCAAGCTGAATCTACAATAGATATAGCAGTACAAGAACTACGTTTACCAAAAATTGCTCAAGCATTAGCAGAAAAACAAAAAACCGGGGTTAAAGTTAGATTAATTTTAGAAAACAACTATTCTCGTCCTTGGAGTAATTTCACAAATACAGAAATTCAAAACCTCAACCAAAGAGAAAAAGACCGATATAACGAATTCCAGAAATTTCTAGATATCAACCAAGACAATCAAATTACACCAGAAGAAATCAATCAACGGGATGCTTTAGTAATAATTCAAAATAATCAAATTCCTTGGCTAGATGATACCGCTGATGGTTCGGCTGGCAGTGGTTTAATGCACCATAAATTTGTGGTTGTTGATAATCGGTTTGTAATTGTTACTTCTGCTAACTTTACTTTAAGTGACACATCAGGAGACTTGAGTAATGCTAGTAGTTTAGGTAATGCTAACAACCTATTAAAAATTGATAGTCCAGAACTAGCAAATTTATTTACAGCAGAATTTAATATTATGTGGGGTGATGGACCAGGAGGAAAACCAGATAGTAAATTTGGACTTAATAAACCAATTCGTGAACCTCAAAAAATCAACTTAATCAATAATCAAATTACTATCAATTTTTCTCCCATTTCACCTACTCAACCTTGGACTAATTCTAGTAATGGACTGATTGCCAAAACTTTAGATACAGCGACAATAAATGTAGATTTAGCATTATTTGTATTTTCTGATCAAAAAATTGCCAACACTCTTAAAAACCGCCATACTCAAACTGTAGAAATTAGAGCCTTAATTGAACCACAATTTGCTTATCGTTCCTACAGCGAAGCCTTAGATATGATGGGTTTAGCTTTAAGTGATAATTGTAAATATGAAGTAGATAATAGTCCTTGGCAAAATCCTATTACTACCGTTGGAGTTCCCACATTATCACCAGGAGATTTATTACATCATAAATTTGCAATTATTGATAACAAAACAATAATTACAGGTTCACATAATTGGTCAGAAGCAGCAAATCATGGCAATGATGAAACCTTATTAATTATTGAAAACCCTCAAATTGCCGCTCATTTTCAACGAGAATTCAACCGTCTGTATACAACAATTAAACCAGGTTTACCACCAAGAATAAAAGCTAAAATTGATGCCCAAGTTAGTAAATGTCCCCAAATCAAAACCCCATCATCTTTTCAATATTCAATTGGCAAACCAATTAATTTGAATACAGCCACCCAAGCGGAATTAGAAAGTCTACCAGGAGTAGGAGCAAAATTAGCTCAAAAGATGATAGTTGCCCGTCAAAAGCAGAAATTTACATCTTTGCAAGATTTAGAAACTATCCCCGGAATTAGTGCCAATACAGTTAATAAATGGCAGGAAAGAGTAACATTGAACTGA
- a CDS encoding cysteine desulfurase family protein — protein MQIYLDYSATTPTRPEAIAAMQSVLTQQWGNPSSLHEWGNRAAVILETARIQVANLINAVPESIIFTSGGTEADNLAIMGVARCYSVPQHIIISSVEHSAISEPVKMLENWGWEVTRLGVNNQGRVNPVDLKSALQDNTVLVSIIYGQSEVGTIQPIAELAKITKIHGALFHTDAVQIAGRLSIDVNNLSVDLLSLSSHKLYGPLGAGALYVRPGVELIPLLGGGGQEQKLRSGTQATPAIAGFGVAAELAVKELEIEKIRLTKMRDRLFSLLADVPGLVPTGDQIHRLPHHVSFCLEYADGKKISGKTLVRQLNLAGIGISAGAACNSGKLNPSPILLAMGYSQTAALGGIRLTLGKYIQAADIDWTAMVIKQILQRLNTELSNLIPIGNT, from the coding sequence ATGCAGATATATCTAGATTACAGTGCAACTACTCCCACTCGTCCAGAAGCGATCGCCGCGATGCAATCAGTTTTAACTCAACAGTGGGGTAATCCTTCCAGTTTACACGAATGGGGCAACCGTGCAGCTGTAATTTTAGAAACAGCCAGAATACAAGTTGCAAATTTAATCAATGCTGTTCCTGAATCAATTATCTTCACTTCCGGGGGAACAGAAGCTGATAATTTAGCTATTATGGGTGTAGCAAGATGTTATTCTGTACCCCAACATATCATTATTTCTAGTGTGGAACATTCTGCTATTTCCGAACCTGTAAAAATGTTAGAAAACTGGGGTTGGGAAGTTACCCGTTTAGGTGTAAATAATCAAGGTAGAGTTAATCCCGTAGATTTAAAATCAGCTTTGCAAGATAATACAGTTTTGGTATCCATAATTTATGGACAAAGTGAAGTAGGAACTATTCAACCAATAGCAGAATTAGCAAAAATTACCAAAATTCATGGTGCTTTATTCCATACTGATGCTGTGCAAATTGCCGGACGTTTATCAATAGATGTTAATAATTTATCTGTAGATTTATTGAGTTTATCTAGTCATAAATTATATGGTCCTTTGGGTGCAGGTGCTTTATATGTACGTCCAGGTGTGGAATTAATACCTTTGTTGGGTGGTGGTGGCCAGGAACAGAAATTGCGTTCTGGTACACAAGCAACACCAGCTATTGCCGGTTTTGGAGTTGCTGCGGAGTTAGCAGTAAAGGAATTAGAAATAGAAAAAATTAGATTGACCAAAATGCGCGATCGCCTATTTTCTCTGTTAGCAGATGTTCCTGGTTTAGTTCCTACAGGTGATCAAATTCATCGTTTACCCCATCATGTTAGCTTTTGTTTAGAATATGCTGATGGTAAAAAAATCAGTGGTAAAACTTTAGTCAGACAATTGAATTTAGCCGGAATTGGTATTAGTGCAGGTGCAGCTTGCAATAGTGGAAAATTAAACCCTAGTCCAATTTTACTAGCAATGGGATATTCACAAACAGCCGCTTTAGGAGGGATTAGATTAACATTAGGAAAATATATCCAAGCAGCTGATATTGATTGGACTGCAATGGTGATAAAACAAATTTTACAAAGATTAAATACAGAATTATCTAATTTAATCCCCATAGGTAATACCTAA